A genomic window from candidate division WOR-3 bacterium includes:
- a CDS encoding histidinol-phosphatase HisJ family protein: protein MVDYHVHPDFSHDAQGSVEQFCRRAVEIGLSEVCFTTHYEPDPARTGIEHVRVNGLIQPVASDWPGAYFAALEAAAAKFPGLVVLAGVEVGYEPGLEGVISDFLGRYPFDFVLGSVHCLGHIAITAGDELERFKSEQLARFPEHFADSYFRNLRAAAGTQLFDSLGHIDIYRKYIRPLFDVRFDQVVDAGWPEALRFVAGTGVGVEVNTSALRRGNSEPYPSTHILRLAREAGVKFFTVGSDAHRPADLGKGLETAIGMLADLGVGPARFRRRKLLPAG, encoded by the coding sequence ATGGTAGACTACCACGTTCATCCGGACTTCTCGCACGACGCACAGGGCTCGGTCGAGCAGTTCTGCCGGCGAGCGGTCGAGATCGGCCTGAGTGAGGTATGCTTCACCACTCACTACGAACCTGATCCGGCCCGCACCGGCATCGAACACGTGCGGGTCAACGGCCTTATCCAGCCCGTTGCTTCTGACTGGCCGGGTGCCTACTTTGCTGCTCTGGAAGCGGCCGCCGCGAAGTTTCCAGGCCTTGTGGTGCTGGCCGGCGTCGAGGTGGGGTACGAGCCGGGGCTTGAGGGCGTCATCAGCGACTTCCTGGGCCGATACCCGTTCGACTTCGTGCTGGGGTCAGTCCACTGTCTGGGTCACATCGCCATCACTGCCGGAGATGAACTGGAACGCTTCAAGAGCGAGCAGCTGGCGCGATTTCCTGAGCACTTCGCCGATAGCTACTTCCGCAATCTCCGGGCCGCGGCCGGGACCCAGCTCTTTGACTCCCTCGGCCACATCGACATCTACCGCAAGTACATTCGACCTCTGTTCGACGTCCGGTTTGACCAGGTAGTTGATGCCGGTTGGCCGGAAGCCCTGCGGTTCGTGGCTGGGACGGGCGTCGGAGTAGAGGTCAACACGTCGGCACTGCGCCGCGGCAACTCCGAACCCTACCCGAGCACGCACATCCTGCGGTTGGCACGTGAGGCAGGGGTCAAGTTCTTCACCGTCGGCTCCGATGCCCATCGTCCCGCCGACCTCGGGAAGGGGCTGGAGACCGCAATCGGCATGCTGGCCGACCTCGGTGTCGGTCCGGCCCGATTCCGCAGGCGCAAACTGCTGCCGGCTGGCTAG
- a CDS encoding PTS sugar transporter subunit IIA produces MAAHPWSAANRRCQLTLTSLLRPDRINLDLKAKKKPEALRELVQMIRQGDDAELLLATLTKREELGSTGIGKGIAIPHGRSLLIDKLEMAVGRSTKGVEYDSIDHKAAHLFFLIMAPPQDPGNQYLITLGRVAMVCQELTKKKRLFDPQTPDEMIELVRNLEEKIR; encoded by the coding sequence CTGGCCGCGCACCCGTGGTCTGCGGCCAACAGGAGGTGCCAGTTGACTCTCACGTCCTTGCTTCGGCCCGACCGCATCAATCTCGACCTGAAGGCAAAGAAGAAGCCGGAGGCGCTGCGCGAGTTGGTGCAGATGATCCGGCAGGGCGACGATGCTGAACTGCTGCTGGCGACCCTGACCAAGCGTGAAGAACTGGGTTCGACCGGCATCGGCAAGGGTATTGCCATACCGCATGGTCGTTCGCTTCTGATAGACAAACTGGAAATGGCGGTCGGGCGTTCCACCAAAGGCGTCGAGTACGATTCCATCGACCACAAAGCAGCACATCTGTTCTTTTTGATAATGGCGCCTCCGCAGGACCCGGGCAATCAGTATCTCATCACGTTGGGCAGGGTGGCGATGGTCTGCCAGGAGCTGACCAAGAAGAAGCGGCTGTTCGACCCCCAGACCCCGGACGAGATGATTGAGTTGGTGCGCAACCTGGAAGAGAAGATCCGATGA
- a CDS encoding 50S ribosomal protein L17, with the protein MRNLVTSLFEHERIRTTLPKAKECRRFADRMVTFALKNNVAARREVGRFIQDKAVLKKLFEVIGPRFAGRAGGFTRVLQLGPREGDGAEMALLELVIREERHHEKKAKEAAAKQKGGKKGKPDKKAGDKGKARDESEK; encoded by the coding sequence ATGCGCAACCTGGTTACGTCGTTGTTCGAGCACGAGCGGATCAGGACGACTCTGCCCAAGGCCAAGGAATGCCGGCGCTTCGCGGACCGGATGGTCACTTTCGCGCTCAAGAACAATGTGGCCGCCCGCCGCGAGGTGGGTCGGTTCATCCAGGATAAGGCCGTACTGAAGAAGCTCTTCGAGGTCATAGGGCCGCGGTTTGCGGGCCGGGCCGGTGGTTTCACCCGGGTGCTGCAATTGGGACCGCGTGAAGGCGACGGGGCCGAGATGGCGCTGCTCGAACTGGTCATTCGCGAGGAGCGGCACCACGAGAAGAAGGCCAAAGAGGCGGCAGCGAAGCAGAAGGGCGGCAAGAAGGGCAAGCCTGACAAGAAGGCCGGGGACAAGGGCAAAGCTCGCGACGAATCAGAGAAGTAG
- the rpsK gene encoding 30S ribosomal protein S11 yields the protein MARKSARKKVPLLCVAHVNSNFNNTIVTIADPTGAVISWSSSGRVGFKGSKKGTPFAAGLCAEAAAKEAGSLGVKRLEVRVSGAGPGRESAIRSLQNAGLDIISIRDITPIPHNGCRAPKQRRV from the coding sequence ATGGCGCGCAAGTCAGCTCGCAAGAAGGTTCCGCTCCTGTGTGTTGCCCATGTGAACAGCAATTTCAATAACACGATCGTGACGATTGCCGATCCGACCGGGGCGGTCATCTCCTGGTCAAGTTCGGGTCGAGTCGGGTTCAAGGGATCGAAGAAGGGGACTCCGTTCGCCGCCGGACTGTGCGCCGAGGCCGCGGCAAAAGAGGCGGGTTCGCTGGGGGTCAAGCGGCTTGAGGTCAGGGTAAGCGGTGCGGGCCCGGGTCGAGAGTCGGCCATCCGCTCACTGCAGAATGCCGGCCTGGACATAATCTCAATCCGCGACATCACGCCGATTCCCCATAACGGCTGCCGGGCACCGAAGCAGCGCCGCGTCTAG
- a CDS encoding helix-hairpin-helix domain-containing protein, which yields MALALLLLLGQFGSGLFPEYSPTEGDAAMQEEVERLLERQIDVNRASARELLAIPWLSPILAYRIVATRDSAGRISRIEQLRLVAGMTDETFAAIRPFLRVSSRRTAWSGSFVSRVSTDSLEGGTTRLRMLNRLEVRTGPARAVVLTEKDRGESSPTDFLSGGAQIRMAGTRALVGDFAAGFGQGLVLSTPSWRSNLLDGPGRTGPDVRLLSSAGEGSCLRGGAVATEAGRWNLLALGSFMGRDARLNEDGTVERLVGTGVHDDSASLAGRGAVHEVTAGLGAAYRGERFGAGFSAEYSRYDRSFAPAESGSSFSGSDLLATGVNAEYRKGDYELGAEVAASSGPGLAGSLEIVGHWPNFDSRLALRGRQARFFAPHGRWSGLVNGRDRMDASGRLKWHHSGSSVSVSGNTYRDYELDSMPAKLELRFGQELGRFDLALGLGLRYRLDKERSRTARAEMGVRAGRTTTARLAIANVYPSGSESRGTLAVLLLTQELGPAEVGLAAARVSVDGSGVNMYLHEPGAGRIGSSFSSSVSCWRLSAGCGVRLGQWLRLGLKAGCAWKPQPVLDGAAQLEVASQ from the coding sequence ATGGCACTAGCCCTGCTGCTTCTGCTCGGGCAGTTCGGTTCGGGTCTTTTCCCCGAGTACTCGCCGACCGAAGGTGATGCGGCAATGCAGGAAGAGGTCGAACGACTGCTCGAGCGACAGATCGACGTCAACCGTGCTTCGGCCCGCGAGCTCCTGGCGATTCCTTGGCTCAGTCCCATCCTTGCCTACCGGATCGTGGCGACACGAGATTCGGCAGGGAGAATCAGTCGCATAGAGCAACTGAGACTTGTCGCCGGAATGACCGACGAGACGTTCGCGGCCATCCGGCCATTCCTGCGAGTCAGCAGCCGCAGGACGGCCTGGAGTGGCAGCTTTGTTTCCAGAGTGAGTACAGATTCGCTCGAGGGCGGCACCACCAGGCTGAGGATGCTCAATCGTCTCGAGGTCAGAACGGGACCGGCCCGGGCTGTCGTTCTGACCGAGAAAGACAGGGGCGAGTCCAGCCCAACCGACTTTCTGAGCGGAGGCGCGCAAATCCGGATGGCCGGGACCCGGGCTCTTGTCGGCGATTTCGCTGCGGGCTTCGGTCAGGGACTGGTCCTCAGCACTCCCAGTTGGCGCAGCAATCTTCTAGACGGGCCCGGACGCACCGGCCCGGACGTCCGGCTGCTGAGTTCGGCGGGTGAGGGTTCCTGCCTGCGTGGCGGCGCAGTTGCGACTGAAGCCGGCAGATGGAACCTGCTCGCGCTGGGGTCATTTATGGGACGGGATGCGCGCCTCAACGAGGACGGAACAGTGGAGCGCCTGGTCGGCACCGGTGTGCACGATGACTCAGCTTCGTTGGCCGGCCGGGGTGCAGTTCACGAAGTCACCGCGGGTCTGGGTGCCGCGTACCGAGGCGAGCGTTTCGGCGCCGGGTTCAGCGCCGAGTACTCCAGGTACGACCGTTCGTTCGCGCCTGCCGAATCCGGCAGTTCGTTCTCCGGCAGCGACCTGCTCGCGACCGGCGTGAACGCAGAGTACAGGAAGGGAGACTACGAGCTGGGTGCGGAAGTAGCGGCATCCAGCGGCCCCGGCCTCGCCGGCTCGCTCGAGATTGTGGGTCACTGGCCAAACTTCGATTCCCGCCTGGCACTGCGAGGGCGGCAGGCTCGCTTCTTTGCTCCGCACGGGCGATGGTCCGGCCTTGTGAATGGCAGAGATCGGATGGACGCATCAGGCCGACTCAAGTGGCACCATTCCGGCTCCAGCGTCTCGGTCAGCGGCAACACGTATCGCGACTACGAACTCGACTCGATGCCGGCGAAGCTGGAATTGCGATTTGGGCAGGAATTGGGCAGATTCGACCTCGCGCTGGGCCTGGGTCTTCGTTACCGGCTGGATAAGGAGCGTTCGCGGACGGCGCGAGCAGAGATGGGTGTGAGAGCCGGCCGGACAACGACCGCACGCCTGGCAATTGCCAACGTCTACCCGTCAGGGAGTGAATCGCGTGGGACGCTCGCGGTGCTGCTCCTGACGCAGGAGCTGGGTCCGGCCGAAGTGGGCCTTGCCGCAGCGCGCGTCAGTGTTGATGGGTCCGGAGTGAACATGTATCTGCACGAACCCGGCGCGGGCCGCATCGGCTCATCCTTCAGCAGTAGTGTCTCATGTTGGCGTCTGTCGGCAGGATGTGGAGTCAGACTCGGACAGTGGCTGCGGTTGGGACTGAAAGCCGGTTGCGCCTGGAAGCCACAGCCCGTCCTCGATGGCGCCGCACAACTGGAAGTCGCCAGTCAATAG
- the rpsM gene encoding 30S ribosomal protein S13 encodes MARIAGIDLPDNKAIMYALPHIYGIGQHTARKILVAAGIDPTRRTKDLTDDDVAAIRKEIDGGYKVEGELRAEVSGNIKHYIEIGSYRGDRHRRRLPVRGQRTRTNARTRKGPRKTTGVIKVKAAPATAAPKPAAGGKA; translated from the coding sequence GGTATCGACCTGCCCGACAACAAAGCGATTATGTACGCGCTGCCGCATATATATGGCATCGGCCAGCATACGGCACGCAAGATTCTGGTCGCAGCCGGTATCGACCCCACGCGTCGTACCAAGGACTTGACCGACGACGATGTAGCCGCCATCCGCAAGGAGATTGACGGTGGCTATAAGGTCGAGGGCGAGCTGCGGGCGGAGGTTTCCGGCAACATCAAGCATTACATAGAGATAGGCAGCTACCGCGGGGATCGGCATCGCAGACGGCTGCCCGTCAGAGGTCAGAGGACGCGGACGAACGCCCGGACCCGTAAGGGTCCGCGGAAGACAACCGGCGTCATCAAGGTCAAGGCGGCGCCGGCGACGGCCGCCCCCAAGCCGGCGGCCGGAGGTAAGGCATAA
- a CDS encoding aspartate 1-decarboxylase → MLRCLVRCKIQRLVVTDKNLKYEGSLELDARLMQAADILPGELVQVVNVNNGHRFETYAIAARAGAGDCVLNGAAARLGEVGDEVIVMANAWLSEAEVREHGLICVNVDSRNRIKKSDRNSPRGR, encoded by the coding sequence ATGCTCCGGTGCCTGGTCCGGTGCAAGATCCAGCGGCTCGTAGTCACCGACAAGAACCTGAAGTACGAGGGCAGCCTGGAGTTGGATGCCAGGCTGATGCAGGCGGCCGACATCCTGCCCGGAGAACTGGTGCAGGTGGTCAACGTCAACAACGGTCACCGCTTTGAGACCTACGCTATCGCAGCAAGGGCCGGAGCGGGTGACTGCGTTCTGAACGGGGCCGCAGCGCGTCTGGGTGAAGTCGGCGACGAGGTCATAGTCATGGCCAACGCCTGGCTCTCCGAAGCCGAGGTTCGGGAACACGGGCTGATTTGCGTCAACGTCGATAGCCGCAATCGCATCAAGAAGAGTGACCGCAATAGTCCTCGCGGCCGGTAG
- a CDS encoding T9SS type A sorting domain-containing protein: MRYRYRNGVGTPERRPAAQLKFAAAVIVVLCIAGPAMGKAWNAATRRIITPPTGSTDSGTMVVPSAVVFNPGDSTASFPVHFYIGTFYADTQYVSSLAKNDSATVVFDTWPALQRGSQTARCSTALVADESTANDRITRTFNVRVRDVGVDSIYRPRGIIDSGSSITPQARVTNYSTGTQSFYAKFRVGNSYLDSQYVFNLSSGSSTTVSFNTWRADTCGTFTASCTLSLANDQVVGNNKKQNSCTVLKIYRDASTMRIVGPKGVVDSGTVLTPQAVVRNYGNTAETFPVIFTIGPDYTDTMQVTSLAPQDSQLVTFAYWTAVAPGTFAVRCSTAQPGDTSASNNWASDSVEVVASSYDVGVTRLIAPKGVVDSGAVFSPQAMVRNHGNTAASFPVIFRIGAAYADTMQISGLAPQDSQLVTFAYWHAGPGGVLTTRCSTALAIDTLASNDAATDSVQVIVRLYDVGAIRVIALPDTADSGNLYVPQAIVRNLGSEPMSFPVRMTIGAYSDTKQVNNLPAGDSWAVTFAVWTASGRGSAAAVCSTMALDDRDSTNDLALKTIFQRVRDVGAEMINVPTGNVTQGTVVSPSATLENFGNSSDNFPVVFHIGTFYSDIQYTNGLSVTFRPCTLAVMGSFTMKCSTAMSGDRIRSNDAVIDSIRVVSSGIDAGDLPGTPRAVTLSTSGSSVFSGSATIVYGLPKRTPVRLEVYDACGRPVQTLASGVGEPGYHTAVWHCTGADGRALPGGAYFVRLTTDGLTLTSKVVKLK; this comes from the coding sequence GTGAGGTATCGATACCGTAATGGCGTCGGCACGCCCGAGAGGCGGCCGGCAGCACAGCTCAAGTTCGCAGCCGCCGTGATCGTAGTGCTCTGCATCGCCGGACCGGCGATGGGCAAGGCGTGGAACGCGGCCACGAGGAGGATCATAACACCTCCTACCGGCAGCACCGACTCAGGCACGATGGTCGTACCGAGTGCCGTCGTCTTCAACCCGGGCGACAGCACCGCTTCATTCCCGGTGCATTTCTACATAGGCACCTTCTACGCCGACACTCAGTATGTAAGCAGTCTTGCCAAGAACGATTCGGCTACCGTCGTCTTCGACACCTGGCCCGCACTCCAGCGCGGTTCGCAGACGGCCCGGTGCTCGACCGCCCTGGTTGCAGATGAGAGCACCGCGAATGACCGCATCACGCGCACCTTCAACGTCCGCGTCCGGGACGTTGGCGTAGACAGTATCTACAGACCGCGCGGGATCATCGACTCCGGCTCAAGCATCACTCCCCAGGCGCGAGTTACCAACTACAGCACCGGGACGCAGTCATTCTATGCCAAGTTCCGTGTCGGGAATTCCTACCTCGACAGCCAGTACGTTTTCAACCTCTCGTCGGGCTCGTCGACAACCGTGAGCTTCAACACCTGGCGTGCCGATACCTGCGGCACGTTCACGGCGTCGTGCACGCTGTCGCTGGCCAACGACCAGGTTGTCGGCAACAACAAGAAACAGAACAGCTGCACGGTGCTGAAGATCTACCGAGATGCCAGCACGATGCGGATTGTCGGACCGAAGGGGGTGGTTGATTCGGGAACGGTGCTGACGCCGCAGGCGGTCGTCCGCAACTACGGCAACACCGCCGAGACCTTCCCCGTGATCTTCACCATAGGCCCAGACTACACGGACACGATGCAGGTCACCAGTCTGGCTCCACAGGACTCCCAGCTCGTGACCTTCGCCTACTGGACCGCCGTAGCGCCCGGCACGTTTGCCGTCCGGTGTTCGACCGCTCAGCCCGGCGACACGTCGGCAAGCAACAACTGGGCTTCGGACTCGGTTGAGGTCGTGGCCAGCTCGTACGATGTGGGCGTGACGCGACTCATCGCCCCCAAAGGCGTGGTCGATTCGGGCGCGGTGTTTTCACCCCAGGCGATGGTGCGCAATCACGGCAACACCGCCGCGTCGTTCCCGGTGATCTTCCGTATCGGGGCCGCCTACGCCGACACGATGCAGATCTCCGGCCTCGCCCCGCAGGACTCGCAACTCGTGACGTTCGCCTACTGGCATGCCGGCCCGGGCGGGGTGCTCACGACCCGGTGCTCGACCGCGCTGGCAATCGACACGCTGGCAAGCAATGACGCCGCAACCGACTCGGTGCAGGTAATCGTCCGCCTCTACGATGTCGGCGCCATTCGCGTCATCGCCCTTCCCGATACGGCGGATTCCGGCAATCTCTATGTGCCGCAGGCGATCGTCCGCAACCTCGGGTCCGAACCCATGTCGTTCCCGGTGCGGATGACCATCGGCGCCTACTCTGACACGAAACAGGTGAACAACCTGCCTGCCGGTGACTCCTGGGCTGTGACGTTCGCGGTCTGGACCGCATCCGGTCGCGGCTCCGCGGCAGCCGTCTGCAGTACGATGGCGTTGGATGATCGCGACAGCACCAACGACCTGGCGCTGAAGACGATCTTCCAGCGGGTACGCGACGTGGGCGCGGAGATGATCAACGTCCCGACGGGAAACGTAACGCAGGGCACGGTCGTGTCACCGAGTGCAACCCTGGAGAACTTCGGCAATTCGAGTGACAACTTCCCCGTCGTCTTCCACATCGGTACCTTCTACAGCGACATCCAGTACACAAACGGTTTGTCGGTGACGTTCCGGCCCTGCACGCTGGCGGTCATGGGCAGTTTCACCATGAAGTGCTCCACGGCCATGAGCGGTGACAGGATCCGCTCCAATGACGCCGTGATCGATTCGATACGCGTGGTGAGTTCCGGCATCGACGCCGGGGACCTGCCCGGCACTCCACGAGCCGTGACCCTGAGCACCTCCGGCAGCAGCGTTTTCTCCGGGAGCGCTACCATCGTCTACGGACTGCCGAAGAGAACTCCGGTGCGGCTCGAGGTGTACGACGCCTGCGGCAGGCCGGTCCAGACTCTCGCCTCCGGCGTTGGTGAACCCGGGTATCACACAGCGGTCTGGCACTGCACCGGCGCAGATGGCAGAGCCCTGCCCGGTGGAGCTTACTTCGTTCGCCTGACCACTGACGGATTGACACTTACCAGCAAGGTCGTGAAGCTGAAATAG
- a CDS encoding LytR family transcriptional regulator, with protein MRNALAWLLPVVLFLAAGASITWRLLPEEETVPGANLLRMEVINACGTPRVGRAVADELQMRGFDVYAVRAARERSPLTTVVDLRDPTGSNAEKMARALSVQRRWRKLPLGSKAVPETRVELDSSRYLEVRLIVGADYRRFFADVVPLY; from the coding sequence TTGAGAAACGCACTTGCCTGGCTGTTGCCGGTAGTCCTGTTTCTGGCCGCCGGCGCTTCCATCACCTGGCGGCTGTTGCCTGAAGAGGAGACTGTACCCGGTGCCAACCTGCTGCGGATGGAAGTAATCAACGCGTGCGGAACGCCGCGGGTGGGCCGGGCAGTTGCCGATGAGTTGCAGATGCGCGGGTTTGACGTCTATGCAGTCAGGGCTGCCCGTGAGCGTTCACCGCTGACTACCGTGGTGGATCTGCGAGACCCGACCGGAAGTAACGCGGAGAAGATGGCCCGAGCTCTGTCAGTACAGCGGCGCTGGCGAAAGCTGCCGCTGGGGTCGAAAGCCGTGCCCGAGACCCGGGTCGAACTCGATTCCAGTCGCTACCTGGAGGTGCGGCTGATAGTCGGCGCCGACTACCGCCGCTTCTTTGCCGACGTGGTCCCGCTGTACTAG
- the rsfS gene encoding ribosome silencing factor translates to MTAGRLAKRAATIILAKLGEDVAVLDLRGRSPLADYFVIATASSSIHAQAIAEEVALELKREGERTHHVEGAENGLWILLDYFSVVVHIFCGETRQFFGLERLWGDAPCQTYTDTNVKS, encoded by the coding sequence ATGACTGCAGGACGGCTGGCAAAGCGGGCGGCGACCATCATCCTCGCCAAGCTCGGGGAGGACGTTGCCGTGCTGGACCTGCGCGGCCGCTCCCCGCTGGCCGACTACTTCGTTATCGCCACCGCGAGTTCGTCGATCCACGCACAGGCGATCGCCGAGGAAGTGGCGCTGGAGCTGAAGCGCGAGGGGGAGCGGACACACCATGTCGAGGGTGCGGAGAACGGCCTGTGGATACTTCTTGACTATTTCAGCGTTGTAGTGCATATTTTCTGTGGTGAGACCCGCCAGTTCTTCGGTCTGGAACGGCTTTGGGGCGACGCACCCTGCCAGACCTACACCGATACCAATGTCAAAAGCTAA
- the rpsD gene encoding 30S ribosomal protein S4 — MARYIGPKCKRCRKSREKLFLRGEKCLSDKCTLMKRGEMPEVRGRRRVSAYSIQLREKQKLRMMYGILETQFHNYFTKAAKSKNTAATLVILLERRLDNVVFRMGFADSRGQARQFVRHGLITVNGRRINIPSYLTDAGDIVGVKGDDAMKVISAILANKQQPGMSWLTVAADRGVGTVVRQPSPEDVKDIPCNTQLIVELYSK; from the coding sequence ATGGCAAGATACATCGGACCGAAGTGCAAGCGATGCCGGAAGAGCCGCGAGAAGCTGTTCCTGCGGGGCGAGAAGTGCCTCTCAGACAAGTGCACGCTGATGAAGCGCGGAGAGATGCCCGAAGTGCGCGGCCGGCGCCGCGTGTCGGCCTATTCGATTCAGCTGCGCGAGAAGCAGAAGCTAAGGATGATGTACGGCATCCTTGAAACGCAGTTCCATAACTACTTCACCAAGGCCGCGAAGAGCAAGAACACCGCGGCGACACTCGTGATCCTGCTGGAGCGTCGGTTGGATAACGTCGTCTTCCGGATGGGATTTGCCGATTCCCGGGGGCAGGCGCGGCAGTTCGTACGGCACGGCCTCATTACCGTCAACGGCCGACGGATCAACATCCCTTCCTATTTGACCGATGCCGGTGACATAGTCGGCGTGAAGGGCGACGATGCGATGAAGGTCATCAGTGCGATCCTGGCGAACAAGCAGCAGCCGGGCATGTCCTGGCTGACGGTCGCCGCCGACCGCGGAGTGGGGACGGTTGTGCGTCAGCCGAGTCCAGAGGACGTGAAAGATATTCCGTGTAACACGCAGTTGATTGTGGAGCTCTACTCGAAATGA
- a CDS encoding DNA-directed RNA polymerase subunit alpha — MKLKPFTLPEKLDLDGASASDSYGRFTLAPLEKGWGATVGNSLRRALLSSVQGAAITELRIDGVAHEFSTIDDVVEDVTEVVLNLKKLRLRLWSETPKLCHLHASGKREFLARDLTVPPEIVIANPDQRLLTISDSKRSLDVELLVENGRGYVKAERLKKNRTAPETTIFLDAFFSPVKRVNFWVESMRVLDRTDFERLVLEVWTDGTVRPDEAMIQSGTILKNHMAVMVPAEKEPEFIAEEKLYQDRDKLVELLNQSIEELELSNRALNCLMKGRSKTTGERISILTIGDLVQRNEKDMLDIENFGRKSLEELKKVLEDVGLSLGMDVSSLPILEHEPEAEKDKE; from the coding sequence ATGAAACTTAAGCCTTTCACACTTCCCGAGAAGCTCGACCTTGACGGCGCATCCGCGTCCGACTCGTATGGCCGATTCACCCTGGCTCCGCTGGAGAAGGGCTGGGGAGCGACGGTGGGCAACTCGCTGCGCCGGGCTTTGCTGTCGTCGGTACAGGGAGCGGCCATCACCGAGCTGCGAATCGACGGGGTGGCCCACGAATTCTCGACGATTGACGATGTGGTCGAGGATGTGACCGAGGTAGTGCTCAACCTGAAGAAGCTGCGTCTGCGGCTCTGGTCGGAAACTCCAAAGCTGTGCCACCTGCACGCATCGGGCAAGCGCGAGTTCCTGGCCCGGGACCTGACGGTGCCGCCGGAGATTGTGATTGCCAATCCAGACCAACGCCTGCTCACGATATCCGACAGCAAGCGCTCGTTGGATGTTGAGCTTCTGGTCGAGAACGGGCGGGGCTACGTGAAGGCCGAACGCCTCAAGAAGAACCGTACCGCTCCCGAGACGACCATCTTCCTGGACGCGTTCTTCTCACCGGTGAAGCGGGTCAATTTCTGGGTGGAGTCAATGCGCGTTCTCGATCGGACCGACTTTGAGCGACTGGTGCTCGAAGTATGGACCGATGGAACGGTTCGGCCGGACGAGGCCATGATCCAGTCGGGTACCATCCTCAAGAATCACATGGCGGTCATGGTGCCGGCGGAGAAGGAACCGGAGTTCATTGCCGAGGAGAAGTTGTATCAGGACCGTGACAAGCTGGTCGAACTCCTGAACCAGAGCATCGAGGAGTTGGAGCTTTCAAACCGGGCGCTGAACTGCCTGATGAAGGGACGCTCGAAGACTACCGGCGAACGGATTTCGATCCTGACCATCGGTGATCTGGTGCAGCGCAACGAGAAGGACATGCTCGATATCGAGAACTTCGGACGGAAGTCTCTCGAAGAGCTGAAGAAGGTGCTTGAGGATGTCGGGCTTTCGCTCGGCATGGACGTTTCCAGTCTGCCGATACTCGAGCATGAGCCGGAAGCCGAAAAGGATAAGGAGTAG